From the Corticium candelabrum chromosome 2, ooCorCand1.1, whole genome shotgun sequence genome, one window contains:
- the LOC134198338 gene encoding uncharacterized protein LOC134198338, giving the protein MKFNTSLDNYWMKSASTPSVVDRLGPEEKAHFDQACKKGKVPGNTVFIDCMGEEDAGKSCLEASMTDKPFVEGQESTEGVKVKMMISQAVGHGTDWKELKSEQERQEHLSKLFAREFVVHDKEQQSSTAKPDEQEQSPQASSTESDLKANVNAKASGLKSMYAEARSDPVGYEDFKLAKEIDRNVDEAINLMEENKEEMRKFEEMINVTMMDRGGQDQFLSTHAALMADNEYQCTACFVVIDGSKPLDEKVTTSKFRLADGTFIEKPRDVATTRADVIRHCFTALSAAFPAGRRRNKFFGKGRVKRAPATFMFASRKDKAKSRSFMARQEQIVQEIIAEENFGDHIVPFSDDQVLFHVDNTKSGTGNPDPTIVLVKKMIVEMAREYWDEEEKIPLPWAMLDKGLGLLRMRKHKVLDLQNVSQLAARVCDISLDEECRQALRYLCSHGSIAFYHNVAGLNKKVLPNIQWVADVLVIFVTVLDRSRIPPEFWNDLKKLHQEGIMSWNLAKYLMEKAGVDEANYAVILILLQLFNIISGAYLAARSIAPDVKVQQGQNFFVPSMVIKEVIKTPFAYQSAFCSSTSPPPLFFIPRGFNAFLKPLFYRLVTRMVSKYPKKPQLSRNQVILHLHKDVNLELVYTVKAVIVTVCSPSSRKKLPADEELCPLCDGVRVTLIEQLTHAKARGMDGFQFDVCVHGAVDEAPDEFDPNRLASLDEYPEDDILLDKEHETIDAPAKLDLWFDNTSTSHTVEVAADSVYDPDVILSAVLQQGHDRWLSVGLKLGFTMSKANENTNVFSLGTDKLKALFEAKAQEVGRDEAAKQLLAACQCIPQPIITAVKDQLAVSGVSVACHPKSASAEIQQRTDCKLSGKRLVDVAREISGYWKDFAALLAPSKFTSSTVNVIEQQNRFSLFGQAHRMLDDWTDDVDRGATCRLIIETFVRMDKKAQANSLFGADLVDYVKTIMQ; this is encoded by the exons ATGAAGTTTAATACTTCTTTGGACAATTATTGGATGAAATCAG CTTCAACTCCTTCTGTTGTTGACCGTTTGGGTCCTGAAGAAAAAGCTCATTTTGATCAAGCATGCAAAAAAGGCAAAGTGCCAGGCAACACGGTGTTCATTGACTGTATGGGAGAGGAAGATGCGGGCAAGTCatgcctggaagcttcaatgacagacaaaccattTGTTGAAGGTCAGGAGAGCACGGAGGGAGTAAAGGTGAAGATGATGATCTCACAAGCAGTTGGACACGGCACCGACTGGAAAGAATTGAAAAGTGAACAGGAGAGACAAGAGCATCTCAGCAAGCTGTTTGCAAGAGAATTTGTTGTTCATGACAAGGAACAACAGTCCAGCACAGCAAAACCAGACGAGCAAGAGCAGAGCCCACAAGCAAGTTCTACAGAATCTGATTTGAAGGcaaatgtgaatgcaaaaGCAAGCGGTTTGAAGTCAATGTATGCTGAAGCTAGGAGTGATCCAGTAGGATACGAGGATTTCAAACTTGCTAAAGAAATTGATCGAAATGTAGATGAGGCCATTAATCTCATGGAGGAGAATAAGGAGGAGATGCGCAAATTTGAAGAAATGATCAATGTGACAATGATGGACAGAGGAGGTCAAGATCAATTCCTCTCCACACATGCTGCACTTATGGCTGATAATGAGTATCAATGTACAGCTTGTTTTGTGGTTATCGATGGTTCCAAGCCACTAGATGAGAAGGTGACCACATCCAAGTTTCGTCTTGCAGATGGAACTTTTATTGAGAAACCACGAGATGTTGCTACCACAAGAGCCGACGTCATACGCCACTGCTTCACTGCCCTCTCTGCTGCCTTTCCTGCTGGCAGAAGACGCAATAAATTTTTTGGCAAGGGGCGTGTCAAAAGGGCACCAGCAACATTCATGTTTGCTTCTAGAAAAGATAAAGCAAAAAGTAGAAGTTTCATGGCAAGACAGGAGCAAATAGTGCAAGAAATCATCGCTGAAGAGAATTTTGGTGATCACATTGTGCCCTTTAGTGATGATCAGGTGCTGTTCCATGTTGACAACACAAAGTCAGGAACAGGCAATCCCGATCCAACGATCGTCTTGGTCAAGAAAATGATCGTTGAAATGGCTCGTGAATACTGGGATGAAGAAGAGAAGATTCCATTACCATGGGCCATGCTAGATAAGGGTCTGGGTCTGTTGAGAATGAGAAAGCACAAAGTTCTTGATCTGCAGAATGTCTCCCAATTAGCTGCCAGGGTGTGTGATATCTCATTAGATGAGGAATGCAGACAAGCTCTGCGATATCTTTGCAGCCATGGAAGCATTGCATTCTATCACAATGTTGCCGGGCTCAATAAGAAAGTGCTTCCCAACATTCAGTGGGTTGCTGATGTGTTGGTCATCTTTGTCACAGTTCTGGATCGTTCAAGAATTCCTCCTGAGTTTTGGAATGATCTCAAAAAGCTTCATCAAGAAGGGATCATGTCATGGAATCTTGCCAAGTATCTGATGGAGAAGGCAGGAGTAGACGAAGCAAACTACGCTGTGATCCTTATTCTTCTGCAACTGTTTAATATCATTTCAGGGGCATACTTGGCCGCTCGTTCAATTGCTCCAGATGTCAAAGTCCAACAAGGTCAGAACTTTTTTGTACCCTCTATGGtcatcaaagaagtcatcaagACCCCTTTTGCCTACCAATCAGCATTCTGCTCTTCTACATCGCCTCCACCTTTGTTCTTTATTCCCAGAGGTTTCAATGCTTTTCTCAAGCCTCTATTTTACCGTCTTGTGACCCGCATGGTCAGCAAGTACCCAAAAAAGCCACAGCTCAGTAGAAACCAGGTGATACTTCATCTTCACAAGGATGTAAATCTGGAGTTGGTTTACACTGTAAAGGCTGTCATTGTTACCGTCTGCTCTCCATCAAGTCGCAAAAAACTACCTGCAGATGAAGAGCTTTGTCCACTGTGTGACGGTGTGCGAGTGACTCTAATAGAACAACTCACACATGCAAAGGCACGAGGAATGGATGGCTTTCAGTTTGATGTCTGTGTTCATGGTGCTGTTGATGAAGCTCCAGACGAATTTGATCCAAACCGACTGGCTTCATTGGATGAATATCCAGAAGATGATATTCTGCTGGACAAAGAGCACGAAACCATTGATGCTCCTGCTAAACTTGATTTGTGGTTTGATAACACGTCTACTAGTCATACTGTTGAAG TTGCTGCTGACAGTGTTTATGATCCAGATGTGATTCTGTCTGCTGTATTACAGCAGGGTCATGATCGTTGGCTCTCTGTTGGTTTGAAGTTGGGATTTACAATGAGCAAAGCCAATGAGAATACAAATGTCTTCTCTCTTGGTACTGACAAGTTGAAGGCTTTGTTTGAAGCAAAAGCACAAGAAGTAGGACGAGATGAAGCAGCCAAACAACTTCTAGCAGCATGTCAGTGTATTCCCCAGCCAATCATTACGGCAGTAAAAGATCAACTGGCAG TTTCAGGTGTTTCAGTAGCATGTCATCCAAAATCTGCTTCTGCAGAAATACAGCAGAGGACTGACTGCAAATTGAGTGGAAAACGTCTAGTTGATGTAGCTCGTGAGATATCTGGTTATTGGAAGGACTTTGCAGCACTGCTTGCTCCAAGCAAGTTTACCTCATCAACAGTCAATGTAATAGAACAGCAAAACAGATTTTCATTGTTTGGGCAAGCTCATCGAATGCTAGATGATTGGACCGATGATGTAGACAGAGGAGCTACATGTCgtttaattattgaaacattCGTGAGAATGGACAAGAAAGCGCAAGCAAACTCCTTATTTGGCGCAGACTTGGTAGATTACGTTAAAACGATCATGCAGTAG